One genomic window of Hydra vulgaris chromosome 03, alternate assembly HydraT2T_AEP includes the following:
- the LOC105846434 gene encoding uncharacterized protein LOC105846434 isoform X1: MVDCLDCSEILVASSNLFFFVKADKDVHLSIKPELYQLVKLEKKIYEFQDNKKLRIKCSNCDNSIGCILPIGPDGINLLAFAADKVKLCQRSLTIKEKWWNTYKSFASKIDQRDRDNLFGMLNENFVEKSNIKKGATKTVFPSAENLNLFEWFSVSLKKNPRQYQIEAFVEALQNNLVVVLQTGFGKTLIASMLIGRMCELNPQKMGLMIVDRVPLVFQHAASISCDTNLRIISLCGENMNKNAVKRINDGCFDVLVITAGAFYEMVMQKYIDVNIFCVVVIDECHHATGGHKYLDVIQFFTSMPLATQPRILGLTASPINAKTITKGIDRLQKFLLSFPSAKIFCPALSKSEQNIITLEFAYSEDQSSFLNQVVPMFNEHLKNNIYSPLKISGNELKHNLSNSYQMIGDLRALESNYQEHSGVISAIKVAYIYIESLEMCAIMGVSTAYNVIKDYVKEISTAYESVHEDSARLIKLSKILGDLEKTSKVLIFVHTRNVARALYKFLCENFGMFNLRMVFGHGGYDGMLWEGEQELAIRDFATGECNLIVATSVLEEGLDVAECDVVVSFTSVKSLIQFIQVRGRARKPGSKFFSFQSMHEVERINALFKQEEILNIVLQKHSNSQCHFSNLSQDIIKKIKEHYIDKPKMEFDNKEESHDFSFLIYVEIKKIDLTKAKEKILEVLQECSEFKVKHFEIINTTAEIKSSTLRVFSKDCIVFLVGARTHSHISTSLDAFLQFCRTFNFIVKLDDVCVCPSWAQFSIKSCNFECSKDIEITKFGIGYFVNKTSCVIAKEIYAKSCSFTEKEFIITYFEDIFQMFVKVPLTSFGYFGLLSIDKDSFSLSLVLLHAPFIYMLIEDKKVRVIHSDLPKLFSKFSLLQITFSINKVQEVQQALLSPKLFPVPHFYVKLKIVEQANDLNEYSCNYSMEALEEIKWYLGCIKDSRLLCLPNDPLNDIVKHIEKNEYLGLSLNEVLQLCEAAIKAVFSQLNKYSYFDPFFTIYENEFNHILKVPSSKWDILKDVIPSNCIMTKRVLATPTRIVMLPPVPVASNRLLRLLFCYNKLIVSFKDEDMSKLQDTMEYISVLIKDGIAVNDLRYLFFTSSASQLRDHKAYFIQVSCNTEIKKLRGQIIPQPEQFNSVAKYLSRLGLYATADMGKFFNISLDMYSWIDDLKAKNGELTTDGCGKISLSMCACISKFLKVDQTSALQIRFSGIKGVLVCTNDDDPDLKNKPFAFRPSMKKFENGDKSFCITSFAKYNSLKLNREVITLLNAVDSNLFSGILLKMQHVELERVVEIFNNKSSAEKYLCEYFAKEKVDRLSIVNFHHEKFWFSVLQGIYRLKVRNLLERANLSVENGCLVIGVADPVGILKEGEIFLQIDHDNKKEIIIGDVLVYRNPCLHPGDQRVVCCVDEPSLHYLVNVVVFPVINCECSFAASCSGGDLDGDQFAIIWDKKLIPPRHLIYPRFDYSQLTLVDPSNKNVDVTDEKDIVDFFMKVMMNESLGRIAYMHLALCDFIEDGARNPLAVELAKSQAAAVDYPKTGILPLVPSEARNLIKKNGYPDFMDKNSSYCSDKILGYIYRECKSIAFNFDCSAEVSMENAFGSKLIVEGYQEYLEDALEVYTCYVHNIKMIMSWFDLKVEADVVLGCATYSWSNYIDADRGKAAKSIAECYQALVKKFREIFFSGINDVVSKMKKACAWYNLINDNTNNVFERKKYLSFPWVVSDVLCEVFQEKHNQRPSSFFIEIGSSAIDYFNKSSLLLLKTITDKAKVLDIIECEIKRFVKKEYRIDEAFEISIYGSTSIYVCEPESDVDICISAVQSVFLSNIFPPQMKFLMNKLEKEKHILEFVISRALESVSSSKREVLNTKIPIVKCTIGNEDSAISCDVSMNLIGRLKTKYIHFLYQNNFLFFPLFRILVSWARVVGLVKSSSNDIGIMDTAEIYLLIINLMETLKYENDAENNRYCSISYLYSCLDKLKKRDKHELGLMLHTFFKKAANLKGNLVFYWPVPNIPEVVIDNKVTEKISIFAQNAFHLISATKSINDLFFYILRSQKSLVEYSFKLPLSVSYAIKQGISFHSSRLSKLSGAIVSLTPKEGTVNLLVTAVGSSLSINLLRSEIHNLVHTNKILALGVLPKKKSKYFMEGSSLLIVEGYTLASNPTLKFEENLGAFELLHTCNRKDSLYVENNFESIPVWLDEEYIRFQSCIFKQMLMFPRANNISIEATSRFGCFYLIDLSKQLPDAKTSLKLTELEQMIERGHTNRKKWDRTGYSLSNNQQERSSEKFNLNPLRNSVPDVEGVKKKIKIKKKNCLRIATAFTPCLLESNTNDESAKQKLLRIYDKVLSECGFQNGSSFFRLFAPWKVTLSVSSSFEVDIKLDNSLKVLEIAERPLTWLKATLVSSKKQSFLDQIQTNPDIRLTIVSQDVVKTDSELYNVVYPLINGVRTLPINLKNGRPKLTPLGGRNYVSVVRNVEWHKKMSSGLIDANISYGQSFFGYELQLTKPFCELSLQFNTEKLRDSLGEFLKLDLLNEFTKEFYYKSIEVRNILEKFLSQKDF; the protein is encoded by the exons atggTGGATTGTCTTGACTGTTCTGAAATATTGGTTGCATCTAgcaatttattcttttttgttaaagCTGATAAAGATGTGCATTTATCGATTAAGCCAGAATTATATCAGTTagtcaaattagaaaaaaagatttacgaATTCcaagataataaaaagttacGCATAAAATGTAGTAACTGTGACAATAGTATTGGCTGTATACTTCCAATAGGTCCAGATGGAATAAATCTTCTGGCATTTGCTGCTGATAAAGTAAAACTTTGTCAACGCAGcctaacaataaaagaaaaatggtGGAATACATACAAAAGCTTTGCATCGAAAATAGATCAAAGAGACAGAGATAATTTATTTGGAAtgctaaatgaaaattttgtagaaaaaagtaacatcaaaaaAGGAGCAACCAAGACAGTCTTTCCATCcgcagaaaatttaaatttgtttgaatgGTTTTCAgtttcacttaaaaaaaatccacGGCAATATCAGATAGAAGCGTTTGTGGAAGCacttcaaaataatttagttgTTGTACTTCAAACTGGTTTCGGAAAAACGCTCATAGCTTCAATGTTAATAGGACGCATGTGTGAATTAAATCCACAAAAAATGGGTCTAATGATTGTTGATAGAGTTCCACTTGTTTTTCAACATGCAGCTTCAATTTCATGCGATACTAACCTAAGAATAATAAGCTTGTGTGgtgaaaatatgaataaaaatgcTGTCAAACGTATAAATGATGgatgttttgatgttttagttaTTACTGCTGGAGCATTTTATGAAATGGTTATGCAAAAATACATTGATGTAAACATATTTTGTGTGGTAGTAATTGATGAGTGTCATCATGCAACTGGTGGTCATAAGTATTTGGatgttattcaattttttacttCCATGCCATTAGCAACTCAGCCTAGAATCTTAGGCTTAACCGCGTCTCCAATTAATGCAAAAACCATTACTAAAGGTATAGACAGacttcaaaaatttcttttaagttttccaTCTGCTAAGATTTTTTGTCCTGCACTATCAAAATctgaacaaaatattataactttggAGTTTGCATACTCAGAAGATcagtcaagttttttaaatcaggtAGTTCCAATGTTTAATGAACAtcttaagaataatatatattctccTTTGAAAATTTCAGGAAATGAATTAAAGCATAATTTATCGAATTCTTACCAGATGATTGGAGATTTGCGTGCATTAGAAAGTAATTATCAAGAACATTCTGGAGTTATCTCAGCTATAAAAgttgcttatatttatatagaatcATTAGAAATGTGTGCTATTATGGGTGTTAGTACTGCATATAATGTTATAAAAGATTATGTGAAAGAAATTAGTACAGCCTATGAAAGTGTTCATGAAGATTCTGCTCGTCtaatcaaattatcaaaaattttaggTGATCTGGAGAAGACCTCAAAAGTACTTATTTTTGTTCACACTAGAAATGTTGCAAGGGCATTATACAAGTTTCTGTGTGAAAATTTTGGCATGTTTAATCTTAGAATGGTATTTGGTCATGGTGGATATGACGGTATGTTATGGGAAGGTGAACAAGAGCTTGCAATAAGGGATTTTGCGACAGGTGAATGTAACTTAATTGTGGCTACTTCAGTTTTAGAAGAAGGGCTTGATGTTGCTGAATGTGATGTAGTTGTTTCTTTTACTTCAGTCAAAAGTCTTATCCAATTTATTCAAGTAAGAGGTCGAGCTAGAAAACCtggaagtaaatttttttcatttcaaagtATGCATGAAGTTGAAAGAATCAACGCTCTTTTTAAACAGGAAGAAATCTTGAATATTGTTTTACAAAAGCATTCTAATTCCCAATGccatttttctaatttatctcaagatattataaagaaaattaaagaacattATATTGATAAGCCTAAAATGGAATttgataataaagaagaaaGTCACGatttctcatttttaatttatgtggaaatcaaaaaaattgatttaactaaagctaaagaaaaaattcttgaGGTTCTTCAAGAATGCAGTGAgtttaaagttaaacattttgaaattattaataccACTGCTGAGATAAAATCATCTACTCTTCGAGTGTTTTCAAAAGATTGTATAGTTTTTCTTGTTGGTGCTCGAACACACTCACATATATCTACTTCTTTAGATgcgtttttacaattttgtagAACTTTCAACTTCATTGTAAAACTTGATGATGTTTGTGTATGTCCATCATGGGCTCAGTTTAGTATTAAATCTTGTAATTTTGAATGCTCAAAAGACATTGAAATAACAAAGTTTGGGATCGgttattttgtcaataaaacaTCATGTGTTATAGCAAAAGAAATTTATGCTAAAAGCTGTTCGTTTAccgaaaaagaatttattataacttattttgaggatatttttcaaatgtttgttAAAGTTCCGTTAACATCTTTTGGATATTTTGGTTTGCTTTCAATTGACAAGGATTCTTTCTCGTTGAGCTTGGTATTGTTGCATGCACCTTTTATTTACATGTTAATAGAAGACAAGAAGGTAAGAGTAATACATTCAGATTTACCAAAATTGTTTTCGAAGTTCTCACTAttgcaaataactttttctataaACAAAGTTCAGGAAGTTCAACAGGCACTACTTTCTCCAAAATTATTTCCAGTTCcgcatttttatgtaaaactaaaaattgttgaGCAAGCTAatgatttaaatgaatattcATGCAATTATTCGATGGAAGCTTTGGAAGAAATAAAGTGGTATTTAGGTTGTATAAAAGATTCAAGACTGCTCTGTTTACCCAATGATCCACTAAATGATATAGTTAagcatatagaaaaaaatgagTATTTAGGATTATCTTTAAATGAAGTCCTTCAGTTATGTGAAGCAGCAATAAAAGCAGTTTTCAGCCAATTGAATAAGTACTCGTACTTTGAccctttttttactatttatgaaaatgaatttaatcaTATCTTAAAAGTTCCTTCATCAAAATGGGATATTTTAAAGGATGTAATCCCTTCAAATTGTATTATGACCAAACGCGTTCTTGCAACACCTACTCGCATTGTGATGCTGCCTCCAGTTCCAGTAGCATCAAATAGATTGCTGCGCTTACTTTTTTGTTACAACAAATTAATTGTTTCCTTTAAAGATGAAGATATGTCAAAGTTACAAGATACCATGGAGTATATTTCAGTACTTATCAAAGATGGAATTGCGGTAAATGAtttaagatatttgtttttcacATCTTCGGCAAGTCAACTCAGAGATCATAAGGCCTATTTTATTCAGGTATCTTGtaatactgaaataaaaaaattgagaggCCAAATTATTCCTCAGCCAGAACAGTTCAACAgtgttgcaaaatatttatctcGCCTTGGTCTTTATGCTACAGCCGATATGggaaagttttttaacattagcCTTGATATGTACTCTTGGATAGATGatctaaaagcaaaaaatggTGAACTAACCACTGATGGATGTGgtaaaatatctttatcaaTGTGTGCTTGTATATCAAAATTTCTTAAAGTTGATCAAACCTCTGCTCTACAAATTAGATTTTCTGGTATAAAAGGAGTTCTAGTGTGTACAAATGATGATGATCCAgatttgaaaaacaaaccaTTTGCCTTCCGTCCATCtatgaaaaagtttgaaaatggTGACAAAAGTTTCTGTATAACTTCTTTCGCAAAATATAATTCTTTGAAGCTAAATAGAGAAGTAATTACACTTTTAAATGCTGTTgattctaatttattttctggaattttattgaaaatgcaaCATGTTGAATTAGAGAGAGTTGTagagatttttaataacaaaagttctgctgaaaaatatttatgtgaatattttgcaaaagaaaaagtAGATAGGTTATCTATAGTTAACTTTCACCATGAAAAGTTTTGGTTTTCTGTCCTTCAAGGAATCTATCGACTCAAAGTGCGTAATTTACTGGAAAGAGCTAATCTCTCTGTTGAAAATGGATGTTTGGTGATCGGAGTGGCTGATCCAGTTGGTATTTTGAAAGAAGGggaaatatttttacaaatagatCATGACAACAAGAAAGAGATTATAATAGGTGACGTTTTGGTGTACAGAAATCCTTGTTTACATCCAGGTGACCAGAGAGTAGTATGCTGTGTTGATGAACCTTCTTTACATTATCTAGTGAATGTTGTTGTATTTCCTGTAATAAACTGTGAATGTTCTTTTGCTGCATCTTGCAGTGGTGGTGATCTTGATGGTGATCAATTTGCAATTATATGGGATAAGAAACTTATTCCACCGAGGCATTTAATATACCCTCGTTTTGACTACTCGCAACTAACTTTAGTTGATCCATCGaataaaaatgttgatgttACAGATGAGAAAGATATTGTAGacttttttatgaaagttatGATGAATGAGAGTTTAGGTCGAATTGCTTATATGCATCTTGCACTTTGTGATTTTATTGAAGATGGAGCTCGTAATCCATTAGCTGTTGAATTAGCTAAATCTCAAGCTGCAGCTGTTGATTATCCTAAAACCGGAATACTTCCTTTAGTTCCTTCTGAAGCTCGtaaccttattaaaaaaaatggttatccTGATTTTATGGATAAGAATAGCTCATACTGCTCTGATAAAATACTGGGTTATATTTATCGTGAATGTAAATCTATTGCATTCAACTTTGATTGTTCAGCTGAAGTAAGTATGGAAAATGCATTTGGTTCTAAACTTATAGTTGAAGGTTATCAAGAATATTTGGAAGATGCTTTAGAAGTCTATACTTGTTATGTccataatattaaaatgatcATGTCCTGGTTTGACTTGAAAGTTGAAGCTGATGTGGTTTTAGGTTGTGCTACATATAGTTGGAGTAACTATATTGATGCTGATAGAGGAAAAGCTGCAAAGTCTATTGCTGAATGCTACCAAGCGttggtaaaaaaatttcgtgaaattttttttagtggtaTTAATGATGTTgtttctaaaatgaaaaaagcttGTGCATGGTATAACTTGATTAATGACaacacaaataatgtttttgaaagaaaaaaatatttaagttttccTTGGGTTGTAAGTGATGTGCTATGTGAAGTATTCCAAGAGAAACACAATCAAAGACcaagtagtttttttattgaaattggaTCATCTGCTATCGATTATTTTAATAAGAGTTCATTATTGCTATTAAAGACCATCACAGATAAAGCAAAAGTTTTAGATATTATAGAATGTGAAATTAAAAG GTTTGTGAAAAAAGAATATAGAATTGATGAAGCATTTGAAATATCGATATATGGCTCAACATCAATATATGTGTGTGAACCTGAATCAGACgttgatatatgtatatcagCTGTTCAGAGTGTTTTTTTAAGCAACATATTTCCTCCACAAATGAAATTTCTTATGAATAAGCTGGAGAAAGAAAAGCATATTTTAGAATTTGTGATCTCGAGAGCATTGGAATCAGTTTCATCTTCTAAAAGAGAAGTTTTGAACACCAAAATTCCTATTGTTAAATGCACGATAGGTAATGAAGATAGTGCAATCAGTTGTGATGTTTCAATGAATTTGATTGGTcgacttaaaacaaaatatatacattttctttatcaaaataatttcttgttttttccCTTATTTCGGATATTGGTAAGTTGGGCACGAGTTGTTGGTCTAGTAAAAAGCTCTTCAAACGATATCGGAATCATGGATACAGCTGAAATTTATTtgcttattattaatttaatggAAACATTGAAGTATGAAAACGATGCTGAAAACAATCGATATTGTTCAATTTCATATCTTTATAGCTGCttagataaacttaaaaaaagagataaacaCGAACTAGGGTTAATGTTGCACACTTTCTTTAAAAAGGCAGCAAATTTGAAAGGTAATTTAGTATTCTATTGGCCAGTACCTAATATTCCAGAAgttgtaattgataacaaagtaactgaaaaaatatcaatttttgcACAAAATGCATTTCATTTGATATCGGctacaaaaagtataaatgatttatttttttatattttgaggTCACAAAAAAGTTTGGTagaatattcatttaaattgcCACTTTCTGTGTCCTATGCTATTAAGCAGGGTATCTCCTTTCATTCAAGTCGACTTTCAAAACTTAGTGGGGCAATTGTTTCTCTAACTCCAAAAGAAGGAACCGTAAATCTTTTGGTAACTGCAGTAGGCTCCAGTTTATCTATAAATCTTCTTCGTTCAGAAATACACAATCTTGttcatacaaataaaattttagctttaggcgtgttacctaaaaaaaagtctaaatacTTCATGGAAGGTTCCTCACTTTTAATTGTGGAAGGATATACCCTTGCATCTAACCCAACATTaaagtttgaagaaaatttAGGAGCGTTTGAACTATTACATACATGCAACAGAAAAGATTCTTTGtatgtagaaaataattttgagtcAATACCTGTTTGGTTGGATGAAGAGTATATTAGGTTTCAATCTTGCATATTTAAACAGATGTTAATGTTTCCACGTGCTAATAACATTTCTATTGAAGCGACATCGCGATTTGGttgtttttacttaattgaCCTAAGTAAACAATTGCCAGACgcaaaaacatctttaaaattgaCTGAATTAGAGCAAATGATAGAACGAGGTCATACTAATCGTAAAAAATGGGACAGGACAGGTTATAGTTTGTCAAACAATCAACAAGAAAgaag ctctgagaaatttaatttaaatcccTTACGAAATAGTGTACCGGATGTAGAAGGTGtcaagaagaaaataaaaataaaaaagaaaaactgtttaAGAATTGCAACAGCATTTACTCCATGTTTGCTGGAGTCCAATACTAATGATGAAAgtgcaaaacaaaaacttttaagaatTTATGACAAAGTTCTTTCAGAGTGTGGATTTCAGAATGGATCTTCTTTCTTTCGATTATTCGCTCCTTGGAAAGTAACTTTAAGCGTCAGCTCTAGTTTTGAAGTAGACATTAAGCTTGATAACAGTTTGAAAGTATTAGAAATAGCTGAGCGACCTTTAACTTGGTTAAAAGCCACGTTAGTTTCTAGCAAAAAACAATCATTCTTGGATCAAATACAAACAAATCCAGACATTCGACTGACAATTGTGTCTCAAGACGTAGTAAAAACAGACTCAGAGCTTTATAATGTTGTTTATCCTTTAATAAACGGAGTTCGTACTCTCCcgattaacttaaaaaatggaAGACCCAAATTGACACCATTAGGTGGGAGGAATTATGTGAGCGTCGTTCGAAACGTTGAATGgcataaaaaaatgtcaagcgGTTTAATAGACGCCAATATTTCTTACGGTCAATCATTTTTTGGGTACGAGTTGCAGTTAACGAAACCTTTTTGCGAATTATCTTTACAATTCAATACTGAAAAATTAAGAGATTCTTTGGGAGAATTTTTGAAACTTGATTTGTTAAATGAATTTACAAAAGAGTTTTATTATAAGTCCATCGAAGTAAGaaatattttggaaaagtttttatctcagaaagatttttaa